ACCTCCTTATGAAAGTAAGGATACCATTGAGCATGGGTTTCTGTCTCCCTATCATGCTAGGAGCCACTGGTCTCTTAAACATTGCCCAAGGACTATGAGGAGAAGAGGATAGGGTCCAGGGTGGGGTGGAAGACTTTATGACTGAACAGTAACCTGCTTCAGTAGTCGGAGGGCCCCATCCCGGATCTGCTTGGTCTTCATGCCATAGATGATTGGGTTGAGCATGGGTGGTACAACAAGGTAGAGGTCAGCCAGGAGGATGTGGATGTGGTGGGGCACATGCTGGCCAAAGCGCTGTGTGTAGAATGAGAAAAGTCCTGGTGTATAGAAGAGAAGGATGACACCCAGGTGGGAGCCACAAGTGCCAAAGGTCTTAGCCCTTGCCTCCTTGGAGGAAAGGCCTAACACAGCCCGGAGGATGAGTGCATAGGAGACAGCAATGCAGATGGAGTCAGTGCCCACCACCAGCGTGGCAGCACTGATGCCATAGATGTTGTTTGGCTTTGTGCCCCTACAAGCCAGCTTCACCACAGCCATATGCTCACAGTAGGAGTGGGCCACCACTCGGTTACAGTAGCTCAGCCTTGCCAGTAAGCAGGTGAGTGGGGTCATGAGCCCTAAGCCACGAAACACAGCAACAGCTCCCAGCTTGCCCACAGCCTCTAGGGGCAGCAATGACCCATAGTGCAGTGGCCGGCAGATGGCCAAGTAGCGGTCAAAGGCCATTGCTAGCAGGATGCCAGATTCTATGGCTGAGAAGCCATGGATAAAGAACATCTGGGTAGCACAGGCTTCAAAGGCGATCTCAGCAGCATTTGCCCAAAAAAGTGCAAGGAGCTTGGGTACAGTAGAGGTACAGAGCACCAAGTCAATGGTGGACAGCATACATAGGAACAGGTACATGGGCTGGTGCAGTGAAGGCTCTGAATGCACCACCAGTAGCACTGCCGTGTTGCCAAGTACTGCAAGGGCATACATGGAGCAGAAAGGAAATGCAATCCAAAAGTGGGATGCCTCCAGGCCAGGAATCCCCATAAGCAGGAAGGAGGTTGGGTTCTGATGGCTGTGGTTTGAGAATTGCATGGCCAGGTGAAGGTGGGGTGGGTAAAAAAAAGGCTTTACTGCCTTGCTCTGAGCCCTAGCAACCCTGAAAGATGAAGCAGTTGGGATTCATCCTTATGCTGTGGCTGAAGCTGAAATTgcagcagaaaa
The Equus caballus isolate H_3958 breed thoroughbred chromosome 7, TB-T2T, whole genome shotgun sequence genome window above contains:
- the OR52P2 gene encoding olfactory receptor family 52 subfamily P member 2 — encoded protein: MQFSNHSHQNPTSFLLMGIPGLEASHFWIAFPFCSMYALAVLGNTAVLLVVHSEPSLHQPMYLFLCMLSTIDLVLCTSTVPKLLALFWANAAEIAFEACATQMFFIHGFSAIESGILLAMAFDRYLAICRPLHYGSLLPLEAVGKLGAVAVFRGLGLMTPLTCLLARLSYCNRVVAHSYCEHMAVVKLACRGTKPNNIYGISAATLVVGTDSICIAVSYALILRAVLGLSSKEARAKTFGTCGSHLGVILLFYTPGLFSFYTQRFGQHVPHHIHILLADLYLVVPPMLNPIIYGMKTKQIRDGALRLLKQVTVQS